A single window of Brevundimonas naejangsanensis DNA harbors:
- a CDS encoding Mrp/NBP35 family ATP-binding protein has product MTDRAAVLAVLDAVTDPRSGQGLATAGLVQGLVVAEGRAGFVMEVPARETALYAPVRDAAEAALKAMPGMERVSVVLTAEAVAAPARRTAGLSKAATDQGRPKAPVPTERPAHVKRVLAVASGKGGVGKSTVSVNLAAALAARGLSVGVLDADVYGPSLPTMLGISGQPAYEDGAMVPHVAHGLKAMSVGLLTKAEDAMIWRGPMASQAINQMLTQTRWGTQEQPLDVLVIDLPPGTGDVQLTLIQKTPLDGAVIVSTPQEVALADARRAHTLFDKVGVPTLGLVENMSGEVFGTGGAEAEAARLGAPYLGDLPLDGALRRAGDAGRPLVAVDPQHPASERFRQIAAKVAQSLGL; this is encoded by the coding sequence GTGACTGACCGCGCCGCCGTCCTCGCTGTCCTCGACGCCGTGACCGACCCCAGGTCGGGGCAGGGGTTGGCGACCGCCGGGCTGGTGCAGGGACTGGTGGTGGCCGAGGGGCGCGCGGGCTTCGTCATGGAGGTTCCCGCCAGGGAGACGGCGCTTTACGCCCCGGTGCGCGATGCGGCCGAGGCGGCGCTGAAGGCCATGCCGGGCATGGAGCGGGTGTCGGTCGTGCTGACGGCCGAGGCGGTGGCCGCGCCGGCGCGCCGCACGGCCGGACTGTCGAAGGCGGCGACGGATCAGGGGCGGCCCAAGGCGCCGGTTCCGACCGAGCGCCCGGCCCATGTGAAGCGCGTGCTGGCCGTGGCGAGCGGCAAGGGCGGGGTCGGCAAGTCGACGGTCTCGGTCAATCTGGCGGCGGCGCTGGCGGCGCGCGGCCTGTCGGTCGGGGTGCTGGACGCGGATGTTTATGGCCCGTCGCTGCCGACCATGCTGGGGATCTCGGGCCAGCCCGCCTATGAGGACGGGGCGATGGTTCCGCACGTGGCGCATGGGCTGAAGGCCATGTCGGTCGGCCTGCTGACCAAGGCCGAGGACGCCATGATCTGGCGCGGGCCGATGGCGTCGCAGGCCATCAATCAGATGCTGACCCAGACGCGCTGGGGAACGCAAGAGCAGCCGCTGGATGTTCTGGTCATCGACCTGCCGCCCGGCACCGGCGATGTGCAACTAACCCTGATCCAGAAGACGCCGCTGGACGGGGCGGTCATCGTCTCGACGCCGCAGGAGGTGGCCCTGGCCGATGCGCGCCGGGCGCATACCCTTTTCGACAAGGTCGGCGTCCCCACGCTAGGCTTGGTCGAGAACATGAGCGGCGAGGTGTTCGGAACCGGCGGCGCCGAGGCCGAGGCGGCGCGTCTGGGCGCGCCCTATCTGGGCGATCTGCCGCTGGACGGGGCGCTGCGGCGAGCCGGCGACGCGGGGCGGCCATTGGTCGCCGTTGACCCGCAGCATCCAGCGTCCGAGCGTTTCAGGCAGATCGCCGCGAAGGTCGCCCAGTCCTTGGGTCTTTAG
- a CDS encoding universal stress protein — protein MAEQEQAVVVCGIDGSAHAESAVRIAAQFARVKGARLALVAVNPLSSASGHPDIRAWKAEEQDAILMRSMTEARRYCPSVEAVTTEGHDVADALIAAAAALGADHIVVGTGDRKGLVNWLMGSTAEAVAARAPVSVTIAR, from the coding sequence ATGGCTGAGCAGGAACAAGCCGTGGTCGTCTGCGGCATCGACGGCAGCGCGCACGCTGAAAGCGCCGTGCGCATCGCGGCGCAGTTCGCCAGGGTGAAAGGCGCCAGACTGGCGCTGGTGGCGGTCAATCCGCTCAGCTCGGCCAGCGGACACCCGGACATTCGCGCCTGGAAGGCCGAGGAGCAGGACGCCATTCTGATGCGGTCGATGACCGAGGCGCGGCGTTATTGCCCGTCGGTTGAAGCGGTCACGACCGAAGGGCACGACGTGGCTGACGCCCTGATCGCGGCCGCCGCCGCCCTGGGCGCGGATCACATCGTGGTGGGCACAGGCGACCGCAAAGGGCTGGTCAACTGGCTGATGGGCTCCACCGCCGAGGCTGTCGCCGCCCGCGCCCCGGTCAGCGTGACGATCGCGCGCTAG
- a CDS encoding dihydrofolate reductase gives MALPRIALVVARGRNGVIGRDGDLPWRLRSDLQRFKAVTMGKPCIMGRKTWESLPLRPLPDRLNIVLTKDESYAEAGLAKGAVVCSTLDEALSIAREQAADDGVDEVCVIGGTAVFAAALPRAKRLYITEVEAEPEGDAVFPAFDETAFVRTAFEPHEAGEKDEHAFAFTVLDRR, from the coding sequence TTGGCCCTGCCCCGCATCGCCCTCGTCGTCGCCCGCGGCCGTAATGGCGTCATCGGCCGGGACGGCGACCTGCCCTGGCGGCTGCGCTCGGACCTGCAGCGCTTCAAGGCGGTGACCATGGGCAAGCCCTGCATCATGGGCCGCAAGACCTGGGAGAGCCTGCCCCTGCGTCCCCTGCCTGATCGGCTGAACATCGTCCTGACCAAGGACGAATCCTACGCCGAGGCGGGCCTGGCCAAGGGCGCTGTTGTCTGTTCGACGCTGGACGAAGCCCTGTCGATCGCGCGCGAACAGGCCGCCGACGACGGCGTGGACGAGGTCTGCGTCATCGGCGGCACGGCCGTCTTCGCCGCCGCCCTGCCGCGCGCCAAACGCCTGTACATCACCGAAGTCGAGGCCGAGCCGGAGGGCGACGCCGTCTTCCCCGCCTTTGACGAAACCGCCTTCGTCCGCACCGCGTTTGAACCGCATGAGGCGGGCGAAAAGGACGAGCACGCCTTCGCCTTCACCGTTCTGGACCGCCGCTGA
- a CDS encoding phosphoribosyl-ATP pyrophosphohydrolase: MKLTDLQADVLRISDIYAREHAINRDRDWALLKLQEELGELTAEHLRLTQRARGAADAQALADEAADVLGMLLIYCDRAGVDLNAAMQRKWLSWLNTEA, encoded by the coding sequence ATGAAGCTGACCGACCTGCAGGCGGATGTGCTGCGCATCTCCGACATCTACGCGCGCGAACACGCCATCAACCGCGACCGCGACTGGGCCCTGCTGAAGTTGCAGGAAGAGCTGGGCGAGCTGACCGCCGAGCACTTGCGCCTGACCCAAAGGGCGCGCGGCGCCGCCGATGCTCAGGCGCTGGCCGATGAAGCGGCGGACGTGTTGGGCATGCTGCTGATCTACTGCGACCGCGCCGGCGTCGACCTGAACGCCGCGATGCAGCGCAAATGGCTGAGCTGGCTGAACACCGAGGCTTGA
- a CDS encoding thymidylate synthase → MNAAVQIADLQARTAAAPADHPEWQYLNLLRDILDNGVRRDDRTGTGTLGVFGRQMRFDLSKGFPLLTTKKLHTRSIFIELLWFLRGETNIAWLKDNGVSIWDEWADAEGDLGPVYGKQWRSWAAPNGQSIDQISKLVHGLKTNPNSRRHIVSAWNPADVDDMALPPCHCLFQFFVADGKLSCQLYQRSADVFLGVPFNIASYALLTHMLAKVVGLEPGDFVHTFGDAHLYLNHLEQAELQLSRAPLPLPTLSVADKTDLFGFELSDFVLNDYQSWPHIKAAVAV, encoded by the coding sequence ATGAACGCCGCCGTCCAGATCGCAGACCTGCAAGCCCGCACGGCGGCCGCGCCCGCCGACCATCCCGAATGGCAGTATCTGAACCTGCTACGGGACATCCTCGACAACGGCGTGCGGCGTGACGACCGCACCGGCACGGGGACGCTGGGCGTCTTCGGCCGTCAGATGCGCTTCGACCTGTCCAAGGGCTTCCCCCTGCTGACGACGAAGAAGCTGCACACGCGGTCGATCTTTATCGAACTGCTGTGGTTCCTGCGCGGCGAGACCAACATCGCCTGGCTAAAGGACAACGGCGTCAGCATCTGGGACGAATGGGCCGACGCCGAGGGCGACCTCGGCCCCGTCTATGGCAAGCAGTGGCGCTCCTGGGCCGCCCCGAACGGCCAAAGCATCGACCAGATCAGCAAGCTGGTTCACGGCCTGAAGACCAACCCCAACAGCCGCCGCCACATCGTCAGCGCCTGGAACCCGGCCGACGTGGACGACATGGCCCTGCCCCCCTGCCACTGCCTGTTCCAGTTCTTCGTCGCCGATGGAAAGCTGAGCTGCCAGCTGTATCAACGCTCGGCCGACGTCTTCCTGGGCGTGCCCTTCAACATCGCCTCCTACGCGTTGCTGACGCACATGCTGGCCAAGGTCGTGGGGCTGGAGCCGGGCGACTTCGTCCACACCTTCGGCGACGCCCACCTGTATCTGAACCATCTGGAGCAGGCCGAGCTTCAACTCAGCCGCGCCCCCCTGCCCCTGCCGACCCTGAGCGTGGCGGACAAGACCGACCTGTTCGGCTTTGAGCTGTCGGACTTCGTGCTGAACGACTACCAATCCTGGCCGCACATCAAGGCCGCCGTCGCCGTCTGA
- a CDS encoding CsgG/HfaB family protein: protein MKTYLIAPALAVSIAALALPSASLAQARSGAQRAQDAQMAQIPRCRSSLGSITITDGQSDYWRELQLSPPQSLLRVVIQRSGCFTLVDRGAGMSVAQREREMAAGGDLQRGSNVGGGQVRAADYVLVGEIASQNANSGGNALAGLAGAALGGRAGALVGGLRTRSMEANTVLSLTNVRTSETELVTEGYASKRDLSWGVGAAGFGAGALGGGSYENTEIGRIVAQSFIQAYTDMVTQMGGLEGGSAAQSAPIQSYTVQTASTLRSAPNGGSVVRALPAGLRLYPTGQRDGAWWEVMDDNDNVGWVQNERLAPGK, encoded by the coding sequence TTGAAGACCTATCTTATCGCCCCGGCCCTCGCCGTCTCGATCGCCGCCTTGGCCCTGCCGAGCGCATCCTTGGCCCAGGCGCGCAGCGGCGCGCAGCGCGCCCAGGACGCGCAGATGGCGCAGATCCCGCGCTGCCGGTCCAGCCTCGGCTCCATCACCATCACTGACGGCCAGTCCGACTATTGGCGCGAGCTGCAGCTGTCGCCGCCGCAGAGCCTGCTGCGCGTCGTGATCCAGCGTTCGGGCTGCTTCACCCTGGTCGATCGCGGCGCCGGCATGAGCGTCGCCCAGCGCGAACGCGAGATGGCCGCAGGCGGCGACCTGCAGCGCGGCTCCAACGTCGGCGGCGGCCAGGTGCGCGCGGCCGACTATGTGCTGGTCGGCGAAATCGCCAGCCAGAACGCCAACAGCGGCGGCAACGCCCTGGCCGGTCTGGCCGGCGCGGCGCTGGGCGGGCGCGCCGGCGCCCTCGTCGGCGGCCTGCGCACGCGCAGCATGGAAGCCAACACCGTCCTGTCGCTGACCAACGTCCGCACTTCGGAAACCGAGCTGGTGACCGAAGGTTACGCCTCCAAACGCGACCTGAGCTGGGGCGTCGGCGCCGCAGGCTTCGGCGCAGGCGCCCTGGGCGGCGGCAGCTATGAAAACACCGAGATCGGCCGCATCGTGGCCCAGTCCTTCATACAGGCCTACACCGACATGGTGACCCAGATGGGCGGCCTGGAAGGCGGCTCGGCGGCCCAGTCCGCCCCGATCCAGAGCTATACGGTCCAGACGGCGTCGACGCTGCGTTCGGCCCCGAACGGCGGCTCAGTCGTGCGCGCCCTGCCCGCCGGCCTGCGCCTCTATCCGACCGGCCAGCGCGACGGCGCCTGGTGGGAGGTCATGGACGACAACGACAACGTCGGCTGGGTCCAGAACGAACGCCTCGCGCCCGGCAAGTAA
- a CDS encoding SH3 domain-containing protein has translation MYRFALALTATSALFAVSASPAEAQIFNRRSNAEAAQVVNEAPRCTQNLGTVAIAETQGVLFEQMGLGEPTELLRTVIRDSGCFTLIERGPGMDLVERERSLGGAARVRTADFVLVAELANPIESTDSDRRSGLLGSLAAVGGRALLTAGLAAATGGDLGGGLGGLGGLGAEAGLNPLQMQAMNAAMNMAGNALGGPKGAQAAPAQALNANTVERIRDLKKDIGRGKEDAQIVFSLASVPLAETVGTTRAVANKDELRRLRIRDNHFGGRVGAGYESQDEGKVIALALVRGYADLVTSLGGTGAQTPDVTLANHEAVRAAAAEREAEAARKAEAERREQERLDRAREEERRRLREEIRREDELRRRTDAAQSLASRQLALPTVLRKAPDGEAIRPLAAGAAVFPTGKSDDQWVEVLDADDNIGWLPQDRLVDAQ, from the coding sequence ATGTATCGTTTCGCGCTCGCCCTGACGGCAACCTCGGCCCTGTTCGCCGTCTCGGCGTCCCCGGCTGAAGCGCAGATTTTCAACCGCCGATCCAACGCGGAAGCGGCTCAGGTCGTGAACGAAGCGCCGCGCTGCACCCAGAATCTGGGAACCGTGGCGATCGCCGAAACCCAGGGCGTCCTGTTCGAGCAGATGGGGCTGGGCGAGCCGACGGAACTGCTGCGCACCGTGATTCGCGATTCCGGCTGCTTCACCCTGATCGAGCGCGGCCCCGGGATGGATCTGGTCGAGCGCGAGCGCAGCCTGGGCGGCGCCGCGCGCGTCCGCACGGCCGACTTCGTCCTGGTCGCCGAACTGGCGAACCCCATCGAATCGACCGACAGCGACCGCAGGTCGGGTCTACTTGGCTCGCTGGCGGCGGTCGGCGGGCGCGCCCTGCTCACGGCCGGCCTGGCCGCAGCCACGGGCGGCGATCTGGGCGGAGGTCTCGGTGGTCTGGGCGGTCTAGGCGCCGAGGCCGGGCTTAATCCCTTGCAGATGCAGGCCATGAATGCGGCCATGAACATGGCCGGCAACGCCCTCGGCGGCCCGAAGGGCGCTCAGGCCGCCCCGGCCCAGGCGCTGAACGCCAATACGGTTGAGCGGATTCGCGACCTGAAAAAGGACATCGGTCGCGGCAAGGAAGACGCCCAGATCGTGTTTTCGCTGGCCAGCGTGCCTCTGGCTGAAACCGTCGGCACTACGCGCGCCGTGGCTAACAAGGACGAGTTGCGTCGCCTTCGTATCCGCGACAACCATTTCGGCGGCCGCGTCGGCGCCGGCTATGAAAGCCAGGATGAGGGGAAGGTGATCGCCCTGGCCCTGGTGCGCGGTTACGCCGATCTGGTGACCAGCCTTGGAGGCACGGGCGCGCAGACGCCGGACGTCACGCTCGCCAACCATGAGGCTGTGCGCGCCGCCGCCGCCGAGCGCGAGGCCGAAGCCGCTCGCAAGGCCGAGGCGGAACGCCGCGAGCAGGAGCGTCTCGATCGCGCGCGCGAAGAAGAACGACGCCGCCTGCGCGAAGAAATCCGGCGGGAAGACGAACTCCGTCGCCGCACCGACGCAGCGCAGAGCCTGGCCAGCCGTCAACTGGCCCTGCCGACGGTGCTGCGCAAGGCTCCAGACGGCGAGGCCATTCGCCCCCTGGCGGCGGGGGCGGCGGTGTTCCCGACTGGAAAGTCTGATGACCAATGGGTCGAGGTTCTGGACGCTGACGACAACATCGGCTGGCTGCCGCAGGACCGATTGGTCGACGCTCAATAA
- a CDS encoding DUF924 family protein, giving the protein MTQVLTPAEVVAFWTEAGPEKWFAKDAAFDRAFTELCRDSQFAAAARQLDDWLETPDAALALIILLDQLPRNAFRDTAHMFATDPLAVAFAKKAIERGHDRQVAAELRPFMLMPLMHSESLEDQDHLLALLDEATEAQTYKFAVIHRDIIARFGRFPHRNACLGRVTSAEEAAFLSAGGFSG; this is encoded by the coding sequence ATGACCCAAGTTCTGACCCCCGCCGAAGTCGTCGCCTTCTGGACCGAGGCCGGCCCCGAAAAATGGTTCGCCAAGGACGCCGCCTTCGACCGCGCGTTCACTGAGTTGTGCCGCGACAGCCAATTCGCCGCCGCCGCGCGCCAGTTGGATGATTGGCTGGAGACGCCCGACGCCGCCCTGGCCCTGATCATCCTGCTGGACCAGTTGCCGCGAAACGCCTTTCGCGACACCGCCCACATGTTCGCAACCGACCCCCTGGCCGTCGCCTTCGCCAAGAAAGCGATTGAGCGCGGACATGATCGCCAGGTCGCGGCGGAACTGCGCCCCTTCATGCTGATGCCTCTGATGCACTCCGAGTCGTTGGAGGATCAGGACCACCTTCTGGCTCTGCTGGATGAAGCGACCGAAGCGCAGACGTACAAGTTCGCCGTGATTCATCGGGACATCATCGCCCGTTTCGGCCGCTTCCCGCACAGGAACGCCTGTCTGGGCCGCGTGACATCCGCAGAGGAGGCGGCCTTCCTCAGCGCAGGCGGCTTTTCCGGCTAG
- a CDS encoding DUF6607 family protein has translation MRAILIAAALLTGAPAVQALPASPATGQTQPPASAFEQDRQAILAQVGDYRVRFDMRETVGLQADYQPLEPKRSGGTEIVRIVYDTGDRISLQHILVMYHQGQTILVKHWRQDWAYQPETVLTYAGPNQWTLTPVSAEERRGAWSQTVWQTDDSPRYGGVGRWSYDNGMTVWTSGPTWRPLARRDAVRNPVYDRYLGTNRHVIRPGGWVHIQDNVKMTGRNGGGPQAVVQEDVVNTYDASTAFEPKPGDDYWAATKDYWAEVRAAWDAVIAREGGVHVQEVAETGAVTSAPLMDLADQINAGTLTAQAAVERGRALIADATRR, from the coding sequence ATGCGCGCAATCTTGATCGCGGCCGCCCTTCTGACCGGCGCCCCGGCTGTCCAGGCGTTGCCCGCCTCGCCGGCGACAGGCCAGACCCAGCCGCCCGCCAGCGCCTTTGAACAGGACCGTCAGGCCATCCTGGCCCAGGTCGGCGATTATCGCGTGCGTTTCGACATGCGCGAGACGGTTGGCCTGCAGGCGGACTATCAGCCGCTCGAGCCCAAGCGGTCTGGCGGCACCGAGATCGTGCGTATCGTCTACGACACCGGCGATCGCATCAGCCTTCAGCACATCCTGGTCATGTATCACCAGGGCCAGACCATACTGGTCAAACACTGGCGTCAGGACTGGGCCTATCAGCCAGAGACCGTGCTGACCTACGCCGGACCGAACCAGTGGACCCTGACTCCTGTGTCGGCCGAAGAGCGTCGCGGCGCCTGGTCCCAGACTGTCTGGCAAACGGACGATTCGCCTCGCTATGGCGGCGTCGGACGTTGGAGCTACGACAATGGCATGACCGTGTGGACGTCCGGCCCGACCTGGCGTCCGCTGGCCCGTCGCGACGCCGTGCGCAACCCGGTCTATGACCGTTATCTTGGGACCAATCGCCACGTTATCCGTCCGGGCGGCTGGGTCCACATTCAAGACAACGTCAAGATGACTGGGCGTAACGGCGGTGGTCCTCAGGCCGTGGTTCAGGAAGACGTGGTCAACACCTATGACGCCTCGACGGCCTTCGAGCCCAAGCCCGGCGACGACTATTGGGCCGCGACCAAAGACTACTGGGCTGAGGTCCGCGCCGCATGGGACGCCGTGATCGCACGTGAGGGAGGCGTCCATGTTCAGGAGGTCGCCGAAACCGGCGCCGTCACCAGCGCCCCTCTGATGGATCTGGCGGACCAGATCAATGCAGGGACATTGACTGCCCAAGCTGCTGTAGAGCGCGGACGCGCCCTGATCGCCGACGCAACCCGGCGTTAA
- a CDS encoding TonB-dependent hemoglobin/transferrin/lactoferrin family receptor yields MRSLLMISAGAAALGAALPASAEDGFEIDLNQPVRVAPVTVVGTRTERRVDEVPASVSVITAKDIETNLVTDIKDLIRFEPGVSVPTSPARFSAALSGAGRDGNSGFTIRGMGGNRVLIVQDGVRVPDGFAFGAQAVGRGGYNDLDLVKSVEILRGPASALYGSDGIAGAVSFTSKDPTDFIEAGRSFGARARVGYSSADEGWTEGLALAGRSGALSGLLAYTRRDAQETENRAETGGVGAARTQPNPQDFASNAVLAKLVWDVNDHHTLRLTYDHFDQDMDGEALSSYSATVVGLTAHDETRRDRVSLDWRFDDVLGLDSGSVAAFWQDSTTRQFTYEDRTPAVDRTRDVTFDNAVWGLAAQGSRSFGGEAVRHRVTFGADWSRTTQEGIRDGTVPPMGEPFPARPFPKTEFDLAGLFIQDEIDLLGGRLSIIPALRYDWYELTPQADALFPAPAEGQSDSHLSPKIGAIYWADDHFGVFANYAQGFKAPSPMQVNNFFANPVFGYESIPNPDLKPETSESIEGGFRFRNLEAFGGALSLQATAFRTEYDDFINQVVVSGTGVPGVDPLIYQYVNLTKVEIWGLEARGDIHWDNGFSTIVAASFANGEQETEGERGALTSVDPIKLVGGLNYAAPSGVWGGSATVTWSDRKSNHECGGGLCWPGERFTLLDVTAFWNVTERATLRAGAFNVFDEKYAWWSDVRGLNSPAVGARPATLDAFTQPGRNFGVSLSVRL; encoded by the coding sequence ATGCGTTCGCTATTGATGATTTCCGCCGGGGCCGCGGCTCTTGGGGCCGCCTTGCCGGCCAGCGCGGAGGACGGGTTTGAGATCGACCTGAATCAACCGGTGCGGGTGGCTCCGGTCACCGTCGTCGGCACTCGCACCGAACGACGCGTCGACGAGGTGCCCGCCAGCGTCAGCGTCATCACCGCAAAAGACATCGAGACCAACCTCGTCACGGACATCAAGGACCTGATCCGGTTCGAGCCGGGCGTTAGCGTTCCGACCAGTCCGGCCCGCTTCTCGGCAGCCCTGTCGGGCGCCGGGCGGGACGGCAATTCGGGTTTCACCATCCGCGGCATGGGCGGCAACCGCGTCCTGATCGTCCAGGACGGCGTGAGGGTGCCGGACGGCTTCGCCTTCGGCGCCCAGGCGGTCGGACGCGGCGGCTATAATGACTTGGATCTGGTCAAGTCGGTCGAGATTCTGCGCGGTCCGGCTTCGGCTCTGTATGGCTCGGATGGCATCGCCGGGGCGGTCAGCTTCACCTCGAAGGACCCGACCGACTTCATCGAGGCGGGCCGCAGCTTCGGCGCCCGTGCGCGGGTCGGCTACAGTTCGGCTGATGAGGGCTGGACCGAAGGCCTGGCCCTGGCCGGGCGCAGCGGCGCCCTGTCGGGTCTGCTGGCCTACACCCGCCGCGACGCTCAAGAGACCGAGAACAGGGCTGAGACCGGCGGCGTCGGCGCGGCCCGAACCCAGCCCAATCCCCAGGACTTCGCCTCCAACGCCGTGTTGGCCAAGCTGGTCTGGGATGTGAATGACCATCACACCTTGCGCCTGACCTACGATCACTTCGATCAGGACATGGATGGCGAGGCGCTGAGCAGTTATTCGGCCACGGTCGTCGGCTTGACGGCTCATGACGAGACCCGGCGCGATCGCGTCAGCCTCGACTGGCGTTTCGATGATGTTTTGGGTCTGGATTCGGGCTCTGTGGCCGCGTTCTGGCAGGATTCGACCACGCGCCAGTTCACCTATGAGGACCGTACGCCTGCGGTCGATCGCACGCGCGACGTGACGTTCGACAACGCCGTCTGGGGCTTGGCGGCGCAGGGCTCCAGAAGCTTCGGCGGCGAGGCCGTTCGTCACCGGGTCACCTTCGGCGCCGACTGGTCGCGCACCACCCAGGAAGGCATCCGCGATGGCACGGTCCCGCCCATGGGCGAGCCTTTCCCCGCCCGGCCTTTCCCCAAGACCGAGTTCGACCTGGCGGGCCTGTTCATCCAGGACGAGATCGATCTGCTGGGCGGCCGCCTCAGCATCATCCCGGCCCTGCGCTATGATTGGTACGAGCTGACGCCGCAGGCCGACGCCCTGTTCCCGGCCCCGGCCGAGGGGCAGAGCGACAGCCATCTGTCGCCCAAGATCGGCGCCATCTACTGGGCCGACGATCATTTCGGCGTCTTCGCCAACTACGCCCAGGGCTTCAAGGCGCCCTCCCCGATGCAGGTGAACAACTTCTTCGCCAACCCGGTGTTCGGCTATGAGTCCATTCCGAACCCCGACCTGAAGCCCGAAACCAGCGAGAGCATCGAGGGCGGTTTCCGCTTCCGCAATCTGGAGGCCTTCGGCGGCGCCCTTTCGCTGCAGGCCACGGCCTTCCGCACGGAATACGACGACTTCATCAATCAGGTCGTGGTGAGCGGGACCGGCGTGCCGGGCGTCGATCCGCTGATCTATCAGTACGTCAACCTGACCAAGGTCGAGATCTGGGGCCTGGAAGCGCGCGGCGACATTCACTGGGACAACGGCTTTTCGACCATCGTCGCCGCCTCCTTCGCCAACGGCGAACAGGAGACGGAAGGCGAACGCGGCGCCCTGACCAGCGTCGATCCGATCAAGCTGGTCGGCGGGCTGAACTACGCCGCCCCCTCGGGCGTCTGGGGCGGAAGCGCCACGGTCACCTGGTCGGACCGCAAGTCGAACCACGAATGCGGCGGCGGTCTGTGCTGGCCGGGCGAGCGCTTCACCCTGCTGGACGTCACCGCCTTTTGGAACGTGACCGAACGGGCCACTCTGCGCGCCGGCGCCTTCAACGTCTTTGACGAGAAATACGCCTGGTGGAGCGACGTGCGCGGCCTGAACAGCCCGGCCGTCGGCGCCCGACCGGCGACGCTGGACGCCTTTACCCAGCCCGGCCGCAACTTCGGCGTGTCTCTGAGCGTGCGCCTGTGA
- a CDS encoding PLP-dependent aminotransferase family protein: protein MARSTVVIELIEDASRPIFINLAESIIREIERGRLKPGDRLPGTRALAGTLGVHRNTVDAAYQELVLQAWLVSEASRGTFVARDLPDLGARSWAGHAKARAAPIKARTALPPLKFSDGAPDARLMPGAELARAFRRAVSASGLRMLTGYGDPRGAAPLRSALARYLSSERGLIVGADDILVTRGSQMALFLVAGAALRPGEAVAVEDPGYPMAWKSFRAAGARVVGAPVDGLGLDIDRLESLLDQDPGIRAIYLTPHHQYPTTVTLGAGRRLRLFDIARRRRLTLIEDDYDHEYRFEGRPVLPMAARAQAEDRIIHIGSVSKLLAPALRIGYATGTSALLERMKDLREAIDRQGDVLLETALAKLIDEGDLGRHARKARKVYEQRRDHLADELTARLGDAVAFDRPAGGLALWVKVHPSINASAWAAAAEGSGLLLTHGGQLCLEEDGQMNAFRLGFASLDDAELRRAVKLLETSRPV, encoded by the coding sequence ATGGCGCGCAGCACCGTCGTCATTGAACTGATAGAAGACGCCTCCAGGCCCATCTTCATCAACCTGGCGGAATCGATCATCCGCGAGATTGAACGTGGCCGGCTCAAGCCTGGAGATCGCCTCCCGGGGACGAGGGCTCTCGCTGGGACGCTCGGCGTGCACCGGAATACGGTCGACGCCGCCTATCAGGAGCTGGTGCTTCAGGCCTGGCTGGTTTCCGAGGCGTCCCGCGGCACATTTGTCGCAAGGGACCTGCCGGACCTGGGCGCCCGAAGCTGGGCAGGGCATGCCAAAGCCCGGGCTGCACCGATCAAAGCGCGAACCGCTCTGCCTCCCCTGAAATTCTCCGACGGCGCGCCTGACGCCCGGCTGATGCCTGGCGCAGAACTGGCGCGCGCCTTCCGCCGCGCCGTGTCCGCCTCAGGGCTGAGAATGCTGACGGGATATGGCGATCCTCGCGGCGCAGCGCCCCTGCGATCGGCCCTCGCCCGCTATCTGTCTTCGGAACGCGGCCTGATTGTCGGCGCCGACGACATCCTGGTCACGCGTGGGAGTCAGATGGCGCTCTTCCTCGTGGCGGGCGCCGCTCTCAGGCCAGGTGAAGCGGTCGCCGTCGAAGACCCGGGCTATCCCATGGCCTGGAAGTCATTTCGCGCCGCGGGCGCCCGCGTCGTGGGCGCTCCTGTGGACGGCCTGGGTCTGGATATCGACCGCCTGGAGAGCCTGCTCGACCAGGACCCGGGGATCCGCGCGATCTATCTGACGCCGCATCACCAGTATCCCACCACCGTGACTCTTGGCGCAGGGCGCCGCCTGCGGCTCTTCGACATTGCGCGCCGGCGCCGACTGACGCTGATCGAAGACGACTATGACCACGAATACCGTTTCGAAGGCCGGCCGGTTCTGCCCATGGCGGCGCGTGCGCAGGCTGAAGACCGGATAATACACATCGGTTCGGTGTCAAAACTGCTCGCTCCTGCCTTGAGGATAGGCTACGCCACCGGAACCTCCGCCTTGTTGGAAAGAATGAAAGATCTGCGCGAAGCGATTGATCGTCAAGGCGATGTCCTCCTGGAAACCGCTCTCGCCAAGCTGATCGACGAAGGCGATCTCGGCCGTCACGCCCGCAAGGCGAGAAAGGTCTACGAACAGCGCCGCGACCACCTGGCGGATGAACTCACTGCACGGCTCGGCGACGCCGTCGCCTTCGATCGTCCCGCAGGGGGACTGGCTCTCTGGGTGAAAGTTCATCCGTCGATCAACGCCTCGGCCTGGGCCGCCGCCGCGGAGGGCTCGGGTCTCTTGCTGACACATGGCGGCCAGCTTTGCCTGGAAGAGGATGGCCAAATGAACGCCTTCCGGCTCGGCTTCGCCAGCCTCGACGATGCCGAGCTCAGACGCGCCGTCAAACTCCTGGAGACCTCCAGGCCCGTCTAG